The genomic DNA TCACCGTGTCGCCGATCTTCACCGGGCGCAGGAAGCGCAGGTTCTGCGAGAGGTAGATGGTGCCCGGCCCGGGGAGCCTCATCGCCAGCACGGTGCTGATGAAGCCGGCCGACAGCATCCCGTGCGCGATCCGCCCGCCGAACATCCCCTGCTCCGCCTCCACCGCGTTGACGTGCGCGGGGTTGAAGTCGCCCGTGATGCCGGCGAACAGCACCACGTCCGTCTCCGTCACCGTCTTGCTGAACTCGGCCGTCTGCCCGACGGCGATGTCTTCCAGGTGCATTCGCTGCTTTCGTCCGTCTCCCCGGCTCTCGTGCGAACGCCGGCTATAGATCCTTCGGCCTGCCGGCACCAGGGCAGCCGCGGTTCCGGTCTGTCCGGCCTCAGGATGACGTCGGGCGGGGGTAGTGCGTGGGATCGGAGCCGCACCTGCCACCGGGCTATGTTCTCCCCTCGCCCCTGCGAAGCGGGGGAGAGGGGCCGGGGGAGAGGGGGCCCATCCGCGGCCGCGCCCCGGTCCGCCCGTCACACCGATGCCGACCCCGCTTCCACTGGGCACTTGGCACTGGGCACTGGGCACTTCCCCTCACACGCTCATCACCAGCGCCACGTCCGGATCGATCTGCGACGCGGCGCGGGCGCGGGTCAGCCAGCTCACGGCGAAGAACACGAGGATCGAGAGCACCAGCGACAGCCCGCTCACCGTCACCCCCGTCGGGAAGCTGTAGACCTTGAAGTACGCCAGCGTCTCGAAGGTCAGCGTCACCACGATCCCCGTGGCGATGCTGGCGATCGCCCCCTCCTTCGTCGCCCCCTCCCAGTTCAGGCCGATGGCCAGCGCGGGAACGAGCGTGCAGGCGAACAATCCCCATCCGAAGATCCCCAGGAACGCCACCATCGACCCCGACACCTGCGCCAGCAGCGCGGCGGCGATCGCCAGCACCGCGGTGGAGATGCGTCCCCACAGCAGCTCGTTCCTGGCCGTGCGCCCGAACGCCAGCGGCAGGTCGTGCGTCACCACCGCCGCGGCGATGTTGATGAACGAGTTCACCGCGCTCATCGTGGCCGCGGCCACGCCGCTGAACACCAGCGCCGCCAGGATCACCGGGGTGAAGCGCAGCAGGAACGTCGGCGTGGCCGCGTCGGGCGCGGAGAGCGGGGCCAGCGCGCCGCGGGCCACCAGCGACTTCACGCCCACGCCCACGCCGAAGTAGAGGAGGAGGACCAGGATCAGCCCCAGCGTCTTCAGCAGCGGATACCAGCGCAGCTGCAGCGGGTCCTTCAGCATGTAGTACTTGTGCACGCCCTGCGGCTGGCCCAGCGACCCCATCCCGAAGACGAAGAAGAAGGAGAGCGCCACCAGCGGCGTGGCCTTCCCCCACGGCGACAGGAAGCCGGGGTCGTGCGCCAGGATGTGCGTGGAGATGCCGCCCAGCCCGCCGCCGACCTTGAGGACGGCGAGGAAGACGAGGACGGAGGCCGCCGCCATCAGCGTCCCCTGGAACACGTCCACGTAGATCCCCGCCAGGATGCCGCCCGCCACCGAGTAGGCCAGCGTCACCCCCATCCCGATCCAGATCCCCCACCCCATCCCCACGCCGAAGATGGCGTCGATCACCACGCCCATCGCCAGCGCGTTGGTGGCCATGTAGCCCAGGATGCCAATGAGGATGCCGATGCCCGACAGCCCCTGCGCCAGCGGGCTGCGGTAGCGCGCGCCGATGGCGTCGGGCACGGTCATCAGCCCGCGCGCCTCGCCCAGCAGGCGCATCCGCTTGGCCAGCACCCACGCGCCCATCACGTTCGTCACCGACGCCGGGAGGACGATGTACATCGCCGCCAGGCCGATGGTGTAGATGAGCCCCGGCCCGCCGATGAACGCGAACCCCGAGACCGAGGTGGAGACGGAGGCCACGGTGAGCGCGACCAGGCCGATCCCGTGGCCCGCGACGAAGAAGTCGCTCGCCGTCTTCGTCCTGCGCGTCGCCCAGACGCTGATCAGCACCACCACCGCGAAGTACGCGGCGGCCACGGCGATGATGGCGGGATGGCTGACGTGCTGCATGGCCGGGTTCACGCGCGGGCTCCAGGAAGGGCGGGGACCCGCTCGGCGGGGGGCGAGGCTTCGGACTGCGCGGGAGATGACGATCCGTCGCGCGCGCGCCTCCACGCCTCGCCGGCCAGGCGCACGCGCTCCAGGTCGGCCGCGTTCAGCGTCTGCTCGTGGAAGGTCAGCGCGTAGGCGATCGGCAGGACGACGATCGGGAAGATGCCGATGCCGTAGATCACGATGGCCGCGCGCAGCGGGAGGCCCAGGTAGAGCGGCGCGCCCGCCGATTCCACCGCGGGAAGCACGAGGGCCAGCGCGAAGCCCGCGGCCAGCACGACGAACGAGAAGGCGAAGGGGATGGCCAGCCGCCCGATGCGCCCGCCGCGCGCGGCGCCCAGCACCATCACCGCCACCAGCGCGGTGGGGATGCCGATGGCCATGGGCCAG from Longimicrobium sp. includes the following:
- a CDS encoding MaoC family dehydratase, giving the protein MHLEDIAVGQTAEFSKTVTETDVVLFAGITGDFNPAHVNAVEAEQGMFGGRIAHGMLSAGFISTVLAMRLPGPGTIYLSQNLRFLRPVKIGDTVTARVEVAEVIAAKRRVRLATTVTNHHGERVIDGEAVVMVPESPTPSTTG